Proteins from one Cicer arietinum cultivar CDC Frontier isolate Library 1 chromosome 3, Cicar.CDCFrontier_v2.0, whole genome shotgun sequence genomic window:
- the LOC101507552 gene encoding delta-1-pyrroline-5-carboxylate synthase-like, whose protein sequence is MPDTVGDKLIGFVTSRDEIPYLLKVDITNLVVPRGTNRLVSQIKESTRIPVLGHADEICHVYVDKSANIDMTKQIIRDAKTDYPGACNAMETLLVHKYLSCNGRLNELILELQREVMV, encoded by the exons ATGCCAGATACAGTTGGCGACAAACTCATTGGGTTTGTGACTTCAAGAGATGAAATTCCATATCTACTCAAGGTAGATATTACAA ATCTTGTGGTCCCTAGAGGCACTAACAGGCTTGTTTCTCAAATCAAGGAGTCAACAAGAATTCCAGTTCTTGGTCATGCTG ATGAAATTTGTCATGTATATGTTGACAAGTCTGCTAATATTGATATGACAAAGCAGATAATTAGGGATGCAAAAACTGATTATCCTGGTGCCTGCAATGCAATG GAAACTCTTCTTGTACACAAGTATCTGTCGTGTAATGGTCGACTTAATGAGCTTATCCTTGAACTTCAACGTGAAG TAATGGTGTAG
- the LOC140919870 gene encoding UDP-glycosyltransferase 83A1-like, protein MGIPHFLVIPYPIPGHVNPLMQLSNLLAKNNCKITFLNTEFSHKRTNNISKDNLKNDQPTTINFVTLPDGLEPEDNRSDHKKVIFSIKRNMPNLLPKLIEDVNDLDVENKISCIVVTFNMGWALEVGFNLGIKGVLLWTASATSLAYCYSIPKLIDDGIMDSAGTHFLSKWVLIIHGIQLSSNMPKIDTANFPWRAHDKILFDHIAQEMQTMKLGQWWLCNTTYNLEHATFSISPKFLPLGPFIENNSNKSSFWQEDTTCIDWLDKQAPRSVIYVSFGSLVAMDQNQFNELALGLDLLNKPFLWIVRPNNDNKVNYEYPNEFLGTQGKIVGWASQKKILNHYAISCFISHCGWNSTIEGVYCGVPFLCWPFAGDQFINKSYICDVWKVGLELVKDENGFISKEEIWKKVEQLLGDEDIKERSLKLKEFTLDNIVDDGHSSKNLLNFINWAK, encoded by the exons ATGGGTATCCCTCACTTTCTTGTTATTCCATACCCAATCCCAGGACATGTGAATCCCCTTATGCAATTATCTAATCTTTTAGCCAAAAATAATTGCAAGATAACTTTTCTCAACACAGAATTCAGCCACAAAAGAACCAACAATATTTCTAAAGACAACCTCAAAAATGATCAACCAACAACAATAAACTTTGTCACACTCCCAGATGGTTTGGAACCTGAAGACAACAGAAGTGATCATAAGAAAGTTATTTTCTCAATCAAAAGAAACATGCCTAATTTGCTCCCTAAGCTTATAGAAGATGTTAATGATTTAgatgttgaaaataaaatatcttgTATTGTTGTCACTTTTAATATGGGTTGGGCCTTGGAAGTTGGATTTAATTTGGGAATTAAAGGGGTTCTTCTTTGGACTGCTTCAGCTACTTCTTTGGCTTATTGTTATAGCATCCCTAAATTAATTGATGATGGAATCATGGATTCAGCAG gGACacattttttgtcaaaatgggTGCTTATTATTCATGGAATTCAACTCTCTTCAAATATGCCTAAGATAGACACTGCAAACTTTCCATGGAGAGCCCATGATAAGATCTTATTTGATCATATTGCACAAGAGATGCAAACCATGAAATTAGGACAATGGTGGCTTTGCAACACAACCTATAATCTTGAGCATGCAACATTTTCCATATCACCAAAGTTCCTCCCACTTGGCCcatttatagaaaataatagCAACAAAAGTTCATTTTGGCAAGAAGACACAACTTGCATAGATTGGTTAGATAAACAAGCTCCTCGATCCGTCATATATGTTTCCTTTGGTAGTTTGGTAGCAATggatcaaaatcaatttaatgaACTAGCTTTAGGACTTGATCTCCTTAACAAGCCTTTTCTTTGGATCGTTCGTCCGAATAATGACAACAAAGTAAACTATGAATACCCTAATGAGTTTCTTGGAACACAAGGAAAGATTGTTGGTTGGGCATCACAAAAGAAGATATTGAACCACTATGCTATATCTTGTTTTATTAGTCATTGTGGTTGGAATTCAACCATTGAAGGTGTATATTGTGGTGTACCTTTTTTGTGTTGGCCATTTGCTGGGGATCAATTTATTAACAAGTCATATATTTGTGATGTGTGGAAGGTTGGACTTGAATTAGTTAAGGATGAAAATGGATTTATATCAAAGGAAGAGATATGGAAGAAAGTGGAACAATTGCTTGGAGATGAAGACATAAAAGAAAGGTCATTGAAACTAAAGGAATTTACATTGGATAACATAGTAGATGATGGTCACTCTTCAAAGAATCTCTTAAATTTCATCAATTGGGccaagtaa
- the UGT83G3 gene encoding UDP-glycosyltransferase 83A1 has translation MAILPHFLAIPFPVQGHVNPLMQFSQILTKYGCKVTFLHTEFSHKRSNTDDYQNDKIKVVTLPDGLESKDDRSDIKKVMLSIKSTMPNKLSKLIEDINALEVDNNNKINCIVVTFNMGWALEVGHKLGIKGALLCPASATSLACAVCIPRLIEDEIIDSEGNPTKQQEIQISPDIPMIDTTNLPWHGADKIFFDYIVQEMQTINLAEWWLCNTSYNLEPGSISISPKFLPIGPLIENNNNNKSSFWKEDTTCIDWLDKQAPRSVIYVSFGSLAVIDQNQFNELALGLDLLNKPFLWIVRPNNDNIVSYEYPDEFLGTQGKIVGWAPQKKILNHPAIACFISHCGWNSTIEGVHAGVPFICWPFLTDQFLNKSYICDVWKNGLALEKDENGFISKEEIKRKVEQVLDDDDIKEMCLKIKEMTINNMVEGGQSSNNLQKFISWVN, from the exons ATGGCCATTTTGCCTCATTTTCTTGCGATACCATTTCCAGTTCAAGGACATGTGAATCCCCTAATGCAATTCTCTCAAATTCTAACTAAATATGGTTGCAAGGTCACTTTTCTACATACTGAATTCAGCCATAAACGATCGAACACTGACGATTATCAAAACGACAAAATAAAAGTGGTGACACTCCCAGATGGATTGGAATCTAAAGATGATAGAAGTGATATAAAGAAAGTTATGTTATCAATTAAAAGTACCATGCCAAATAAACTTTCAAAGCTTATAGAAGATATTAATGCTTTGGAagtcgataataataataagatcaATTGTATTGTTGTTACATTTAATATGGGTTGGGCTTTGGAAGTGGGTCATAAATTGGGAATCAAAGGTGCTTTACTATGTCCAGCGTCTGCAACTTCTTTGGCATGTGCTGTTTGCATACCTAGACTGATCGAGGATGAGATTATTGATTCTGAAG GAAATCCAACCAAACAACAAGAAATTCAAATCTCCCCTGATATACCAATGATAGACACAACAAACTTACCATGGCATGGAGCAGATAAGATATTCTTTGATTATATTGTACAAGAGATGCAAACTATAAATTTAGCAGAGTGGTGGCTTTGCAACACTTCTTATAATCTTGAGCCTGGTTCAATTTCCATATCACCAAAATTCCTACCAATTGGCccattaattgaaaataacaacaataacaaaagtTCATTTTGGAAAGAAGACACAACTTGCATAGATTGGTTAGATAAACAGGCACCTCGATCTGTCATATATGTTTCCTTTGGTAGTTTGGCAGTAATTGACCAAAACCAATTTAATGAACTAGCTTTAGGACTTGATCTCCTTAACAAGCCTTTTCTTTGGATCGTTCGTCCGAATAATGACAACATAGTAAGCTATGAATACCCTGATGAGTttcttggaactcaaggaaagATTGTTGGTTGGGCGCCGCAAAAGAAGATATTGAACCACCCTGCTATTGCTTGTTTCATTAGTCATTGTGGTTGGAATTCTACCATTGAAGGTGTACATGCTGGTGTACCATTTATTTGTTGGCCTTTTTTAACTGACCAGTTTcttaataaatcatatatatgTGATGTGTGGAAGAATGGACTTGcattagaaaaagatgaaaatggattTATATCAAAGGAAGAGATAAAGAGGAAGGTGGAACAAGTACTTGATGATGATGACATAAAAGAAATGTGTTTGAAAATAAAGGAAATGACTATCAATAATATGGTAGAAGGTGGTCAGTCATCAAACAACCTCCAAAAGTTTATTAGTTGGGTGAATTAA